The genomic window GCTGGATATCCGTGAACACCTTCTCCAGCTGGTCGCCCAGATAGACCGACAGAATGGCCGGAGGCGCTTCATTGGCACCCAGACGGTGATCATTTGACGCCGATGCAATAACAGCGCGCAGCAGCGGACCATGCAGATGCACACCACGGATCACGGCGCCACAGAACAGCAGGAAGTTCAGGTTCTTCTCCGGCGTGCTGCCAGGATCCAGCAGGTTGCCCTGGGTCGAGTTGCCGACAGACCAGTTCACGTGCTTGCCAGAGCCGTTAACGCCGGCGAAGGGCTTTTCATGCAACAGGGCGTGCAGGCCATGCTTCTTGGCGGTGTTTTTCAGCACGGTCATCAGCAGCTGCTGATGGTCCGCCGCGATATTGGCCGACTCAAAGTAAGGTGCGATCTCAAACTGCCCAGGTGCCACTTCGTTGTGATGCGTCTTGGCAGGGATGCCCAGGCGATACAGGCGGTCTTCGAAATCCTGCATGAAGACCTGTACACGCTCAGGGATAGCACCAAAATAATGGTCATCAAACTGCTGACCCTTGGCCGGCGGCGCACCAAAGAGTGTGCGGCCTGCCAGGCGCAGGTCAGGCCGGGCAGCGGCAAAATTCTCATCGATCAGGAAGTATTCCTGCTCGGCACCGCAGCTTGCATTCAGGGTGGCGATATTGGTTTCACCCATAAGGGACAGCACTTTGTGCGCCGCCTTGTTCATGGCTGAGTTGGAGCGCAGCAACGGAATTTTCTTGTCCAGCGCCTCACCCGTCCAGGACATGAAGACACTGGGGATCATCAGCGTCGGGCCGTTCGCCGTATGCATGATGTAGCAGGGGCTGGTCGGATCCCAGGCGGTGTAACCGCGGGCAGCGTTGGTCATGCGCAGGCTGCCGTTGGGGAACGAAGAGCCATCCGGCTCGCCCTTGATCAGCAGGCTGCCGGTGAATTCTGTTATGGCAACACCCTCAGCGTTGGGCACGATAAAGCCGTCGTGCTTTTCCGCCGTGGCGTTGGTCATCGGGTAAAAGATGTGGGAGAAAAACTTGGCACCCTTGCCCAGCGCCCAGTCTTTCATCGCCGCGGCAACAACATCGGCGGTGGCAGGATCCAGCGGTGCACCGGTCTGTACGGTGTTTTTTATCGCCTTGAAGGCATTCTTGGACAGCGACTCTTCCATCTTCGAGAGACTGAAAACATCGCAGGCCCAGATCTTGCTCAGCGGCTCCGGCATCTCAACACTGATGGCCTTGCCATTAGTGATGGTGTTGATTGCTGCGAGCCTGGATGCATTGCCACTCATGTTTATACCCTGTATGCCGTGAAATTGTGTGGACAGGCAGCCCTCTCGAGGGCTGCGCCTGTGTTGTTATCCTGGGGCCTCTTTTTGGTGCACAGACACGGGTCCAAACCCAGTGCCATCAAGCCGAAGAAACCCAATGACGTTTTAATAAGCAAAATACGATCCAAATTTTCAAAAAGGCACATAAAATAAGTATAAGCACTTGAAAATAAAGAAATTATTTTTTATCACCCAATACTAAAACAGAAAAAACCCGAGCCACCGCCTCAAATAAGCGCACAAACCTGGCAATAACGCACCAAAGTAGACCGCAAGCAGGAATTAAAAGCACCATATTGGTGCATTTTCATATCTGAATGAGTGATACGCCAGCCCGTGCACGCTATTGGGTCACGCTTCTGGCCGAACTGAGGGGCGCGCGGCATCAAGCCGCCACCGACGACAGTTCATATCAACGCCGAGCCTGCACCATAGTGTGATATTCCAGCGCAGGTACAGCCCCCACCAGGCCCGACGCATCCAGCCCCGGCAGGATATCGCTGGCCTCACCCTGATTCAGGGCCAAAACAGGGGTCTTGATAGACGCAAGGCTTGCCGCGGAGAAAGCACTACTTATCTCAGGATCCACAATCAGTGCTGCACCAATACGGTGCTCCAGCGCCGTAAGGCTTGCCGAAATATCCGCCGGGCGCTTCCACAGCTCGGCGGGTGCGATAGCCGCATCCTGCAAACCCAGGCGCGGCGCAGGCACCACCAGGGCAATAAAGCCCCGCTGCGCCAGAGCCGCCCCGATCCACTCCCCCAGATGGGGCGCGGATCTCATGCCACCGTGGGAAACCAGCACCAGGGGAAAAGTCCCCTCGGCCACAGGTGCATCCAGCAGCCCAGGGGTACCCTCGAGCACCGCACTGTCGCCGATGGACACCACCTCCGAGCCCTGCGCCGCCGGATACCAGAGCGTCACACTCAGCGGCTGCGCGCGCTGTGGCGCATCCACCTGCAAAGTTGCGACACCGGGCAACCCCGCCAGCGCCGCTGCACTACTGACATAAATGGCCATAACCATAGCCACGCGTTTTAACCTCAGACGCATCGATACGATTCCCTGTGGGGTGAAGGAAGAGCAGCTATACAACCTGTTTTTCTTGCGGTTAATAGCCCAAAAGACAAGACATTCTTTCCCGGCCTTCTTTCCCGGCCTTGGTTGCGGCCTGCCGTTATCGCCACAGCCCTGGCGCGTCAGCCGTGTATCCCCCGGCAAGCCCCTTAGCGACCATGGCGACGGCATTATGGGCGTGCAAGCTTTCCTGGTGCTCCACACGGATCTGGAAATCGTCCAGCCAGGGCGTCGCGTTCAGTGCCGCCTTAAGGCGCCGGGCGGCATCTTCGCAAAACATGAGGTTCTGACCATTCAGCCGGGCAAACGCCTGTTCATCTTCGCGTTTGACTGCCGTCTGTACCGGTGTCTGCAGCGCCTCCTCCAGGGTGCCGATCAACTTTTCGATCGGAAAGGCCGCCGATTCCGCCAGCCGGACCCGAACATCGGCGTAGGATCGCTGGCTGTGCGGGGTAGCCCAGCTTCCACCCTCCTCTTGCAGCCAGCGGGCAACCGCGTCTATGGGCGGATTGGATCGACTGGAGAAGGCATCACGAAACGCGTCGGCAATCAATTGGCGGCTCAGGGACGCAGAGCACGGGCAAGTACTTGAATAGGGCACGCTCACACCAAGCTCAATAGTGGTATGCCCCTGGGCCCGCCGGGCACTCAGCACCACCGGATAGGCTTTCCACCCCTGGTGGTTGCTGCTCAGTGCAGGACGGCGACTCAGATACTGGAAACTCAATGACAGCGATGCGGTATCGCTGATATCGCGATGGCTCTGAAGCGCCTGCTGCAGAAACTGGCAGAGAATAGCGGGCCTGAGTGCCTCGCGTTCGGCGAAGGCTTCCAGCAGCAAATACAGACGCGACATGTGGATGCCCTTCGCCTGCGGATCGCGAAGGTTGACATACAGGCTTGCCGTTGCCTGAACGGCAACATGGCTGCGATCCGATTCCGCAAGCGTGACGGGAAGCGCGAGCCCGGACATGCCGACGCCATCCAGCGTGCCGCCAATGGAAGCACGGGGCGACGTTGTCACATCGGGTAAAGGAGCGAAAGGGCCGAGAGAGGCGGTGTTCATATGCAACAGAAATCCTTGGTCGATGCCTTTGATGTTTCGCCGCACTGCCTGCTGGGCGCGAGGCAGTGCAGCCATTGTGCTCGCTATAGTTACAATATAACATTACACAAATAACATAGATGCAGCAAAGGAAAGCAGGACCCTGATGAATGCAATCAGCAATCCGCCAAGGCACCGGCACAACAGTGCTGTGCTGCCAGAGCTCAGCGTCGCGGCGGGGGACGACCCTCGGGTGCTGTCCCGTTTCTATGCAGCGAGCTGCAACCTGGCGATCTGGCAACGGCCGTTATCTTCAAGCCTGCGGCGTTATCTCGAGCAGCTGGCCCAGCAGCCTCCCGGGTTGAGCCTGCGCTGCGTGCTGCGCCCGGATGAAGCCGCCCCCGAACTGGAACGCAAGCTGCCGCCGGGGGCGGGCCAGGATTGCCTGATCGCCGATATCGAGCTGCTGACCGACATGTTTGCCTGCCTATTTGAGCAGAAGCAGGTGGGAATGCGGCTGGAGTGGCTGCATCGAGCCATGTGCCCGAAGTTTCATGTGGATCGCCTGCCCTGCCGCCTGGTGACAACCTACCTCGGTCCCGGCACACACTGGATCAGCCATGAGCAACGCCAAAGCACGCCCGGCAATGAAAGGGATTTCCGCCAGCTGCAAGCCGGCGAGGTTGCCTTGCTCAAGGGCGAAGGCTGGTTCGGCAACGAAGGCCGTGGCCTCGTCCACCGGTCACCCGAGGTTACGGATGGCGCGGGACGCCTGTTCCTGTCGCTCGACCTGATGGACTGAAGTCTGCTGAGCCGCGCGCGATGTTCGGCATCAGGGGAGCCAAAAGAGGAATCAAAGCGTCAGGGCTTGCCTGCTGCCTTGCTGATGTATAGCAGCAGGAATCGGCAAGACCATTCGCTTCTCGAGTGTCCCCGCAGCACTCAGGCCAGGCGGCTAATTTCGTTCAACACTTTACTATATGCATCGGCCTGGCCGGGATCGGCGATCATCGCGCGCAGGCAGGCCGCGGTCGCAGCCAGTTGCAGCGAGCGCATGGCATCCTGATGACTGGCAGCGCTGATGCCATCCAGTGTGGCCTGCATCGCCTCGGCGGCGCTGCGTACCGCGAAGGAAAAGTCGCCGGCACTGTCGAGCACGCTACGAAGGCTAAGCTTCACCGCGTCCACAATCTGCTGGTTGACCCCGCCCACACTCGCGGCGTTTAGCTCCGCCGTGCCTTGCAGAAGTAAGCTCTGCAAGGCTTCGGCACTGGCCTGGGTATCCACCGAGTAAAGCTGTATTACGCCCTGATTCACCGCAGCCTGCATCAGGGCGTTCTGCTGCTGTTGAGAAGAGACAGCGTTTTCGAACAGGGTGCCGATCGCATGGGCCGCGGCCTGGTAAATCGCACCCATCGCCATTGCCGGGGCTTCGGCAATAACCTTGATGTTGGCCTGGGTAACTGCGTCGGTGATCTGATCGTTAACCGAAGTTTGAGAAGGCATGCAGTGCTCCTTGCTGGGGGATAAATGAGAAAATGGGTGACTGCTGTTAGTGGCAGTTCACTCGCGAATGTCGGCATAAAGTTTCATAAGGCGACTCCTCTCTCCAGGCTATTCGTCGATGGTTATTAACCCGGCGGCAATTTAGGTCTGATATAATGTGCGCATGAATACCGACGCACGCAAGCTCAGCACAGAGCAACAGGAACTTCTCAGGCAGCAAGCCATTCGACTCCGTTTGAAAGGCAAAACTTTCCGTGAAATCGGGCAGCTGCTCAATGTTCACCCCGATACTGTTGGACGCTGGTACCAGCGTTATGAAGCCGGCGGCAAGGCGGCCTTGACAGTACAAAAACGGGGCCCCAAGAACAATGCATATTCCGGCCCATCGTGAACAGCCATTCCGGCGGAACGTGAACACCCATTCTGATTCAACGTGAACACCTGTTCCGGCCCAAGGTGAACATTTTTGTCGGATTTCCGGAATCGCCGTTCACGGCACCGGAATCACTGTTCATATTCCCGGAATAAGTGTTCACGTTCGTCCGGAATCATTCTTAACGCATTGATTTTCAACTTATTTGGTAACCTCTCCTCATTTTTAGGGAGAGGCTATGCCGGCTAACAGGACTCCAATGCGTAAAATCCGAGACGTTCTCCGCTTGCGGCTAGCCGCTGGGCTGTCGATCCGTCAGATCAAGGACAGCACCAAAATCAGTGTCGGCGCCATCCAGAAACTGTTGCGTAAAGCCGATGAACTCGGGCTTGTCTGGCCCTTGCCCGACGAGCTGGACGACAGCCAGTTGGCGCGGCTGTTCTACCCCGGTGCCGATACCGCTCCCTTCACCCGCTACCAAGTCCCCGACTGGTCCGCCCTCCATCAGGAGCTCAAGCGCAAGGGCATGACCAAGCAGTTGCTGTGGGAGGAGTACACCCAGCAGTATCCCAACCGCTGCTACAGCTACTCCCAGTTCTGCGACCGCTACCGCCAGTGGTGCGGCCAGCAGAAGCGCTCGATGCGCCAGACCCACCGGGCCGGCGAGAAGTGCTTCGTCGACTACTGTGGGCCGACGGTACCGATCATCTGCGCCAGCACTGGTGAGGTGCGTCAGGCGCAGGTGTTCGTGGCGGTGCTCGGGGCATCGAACTACACCTACGCCGAGGCGACTCTGAGCCAGTCGCTGCCGGACTGGCTGGGCAGTCATGTGCGGATGCTGGGGTACTTTGGCGGGTCGACCGAAATCGTGGTGCCCGACAACCTCCGCAGCGGCGTCAGCCGGGCCTGTCGCTACGATCCGGACCTGAACCCGAGCTACCAGCAGTGGGCCGAGCACTATCAGGTCGCGGTGGTACCGGCGCGCCCTTATCGTCCGAAAGACAAAGCCAAGGCCGAGGTTGGGGTGCAGATCGTCGAGCGCTGGATCCTGGCCCGCCTACGCCACCACAGCTTCTTCTCTCTGGCCGAGGTCAACCAGTGTATTCGGGCCCTTCTGGAGGAGCTGAACGAGAAGCCGTTCAAGCAACTGCCGGGCAACCGCCGGCAGGCCTTCGAGCAGCTCGACCGGCCAGCACTGCGACCGCTGCCCAGCCACCCCTACCGCTACGTCGAGATCAAGCGGGTCAAGGTCAACATCGATTACCACGTCCAGTACCAGCAGCATCACTACTCGGTGCCGCACCAGTATGTCGGCGAGACCCTGGAGCTGCACGCCAGCGACACCTTGATCACCCTGTACTTCCGGCAACGGCCGGTCGCCTCCCACCCGCGCAAGCACCGGCCCGGCACCACGACTGAGGCCAGTCACATGCCCAAGCGCCACCAGAAGCAGCAGCAATGGACGCCGGGACGGCTCAAGAACTGGGCCAAGGACATCGGGCCCGAGGTGTTGACCTGGGTGGCGGAGCAACTGGCCGCCAAAGCCCATCCCGAGCAGGCCTACCGGATCTGCCTGGGACTGCTGAACCTGAGTCGGGACTATCCAGCCGAGCGCTTGGATGCGGCCTGCGGCATCGCCAACCGGGAGGGCCTGATCCGCCTGAAGCAGATCAAGTCGATCTTGCTCAGCAACCGCGACCGGCTGCCCGAGACGCTCAGCGTCCAGGCCGAGCTGCCCCAGCAGCACGAGAACATCCGTGGTCCCCACAGCTTCCACTGACGCCTTCGACACACCCGAGGACAACCCCTATGAGCACCCAGATCCTGGCGCAGCTGCGCCACCTCAAACTCGGCGGCATGGCCCGCGCCCTGCAAACCCAGCTGGAACAGGTTGGCACCTATGAGGCGCTGTCGTTCATCGAGCGGCTCGGTCTGCTGGTCGAGCAGGAAAGCCTAAGCCGGGAGCACCGCAAGCACGAGCGCCTGATCCGCCAGGCGCGCTTCAAGCTCAGCGCCACCGTGCAGGACATCGACTACCAGCACCCGCGCAACGTCAGCCAGACCCAGGTTGCCCGGCTGGCACAGGGGGACTGGATCGACCGGGCCCAGAACCTGCTGATCACGGGGCCCTGCGGCAGCGGCAAGACCTACCTCGGCTGCGCGCTGGGCCACAGCGCCTGCCTGCGGGGCTACAGCGTCCGCTACTACCGGCTCTCCCGTCTGCTGCTGGAGCTGACCCAGGCCAAGGCCGACGGCAGCTACCACAAGCTGCTCAAGCAGCTGGCGAAGGTTCAGCTGCTACAGATCGACGACTGGGGACTGGAGCCGCTGAAGCCGGCTCACCGCAACGACCTGATGGAGATCATGGACGACCGCCACGGCCAGACCTCGACGCTGGTGATCAGCCAGTTGCCGACCGACCAGTGGTACGCCAGCATCGGCGACAATACCCTGGCGGACGCCATCCTGGACCGGCTGATGCACAACGCGCACCGGCTCCCGCTGAAGGGCGAGTCGATGCGAAAACTCCTTGGGCAGTTGACCGAAGATGAACACCTGGGCTAAAAACACCAGGGCGTGATGCGTTGAGAAATCAGGTGTTCACGTTCGTCCGGAATCGGTGTTCATCTTCGCCGGAATACGCAAACAAACCGCGTCGCCTGACCGAGGCGCAGGAGCAGCGTGTCATTGAGGCGGTTAAAGACCAGCGGTGTTTGTCAACGTAGTTGTCGCGCAGACCATTCTGTTATGCAGCCTTATTCTGAGTCGTTTCCTGCTTCTCCGGGTTGAGCATCACCATCCCAACCGGCTGCCAGTTACGCGTGTTGCCTGACCAGCGTTCCGGTCGTTCAGAACGGGCTTGCTGGTACAGCGCATCTCGCCGAGCCAACACTTCATGATCCTGTCCACGATGCCGTTCGGCCGGCGTGACGAAGCGGATGCGACTATGACGATGTTCGTGGTTGTACCAGCGTATGAAGTCTCTCACCCAGGCCCGTGCCTCATCTAGGCTGGTGAAGCCATTATGTGGCCACTGCGGGCAGTATTTCAGCGTTCTGAACAACGACTCCGAGAAGGCGTTGTCATTGCTGACCCGCGGTCGCCCACGCGACGGTGTGATCCCCAGGTCGTACATTTTGCTTAGCAGTGTGACGGACTTCATCGGCGCGCCGTTATCCGAGTGCAGTACCAGCGGCTGATGCAGGCACTGCTCGCTGAGCACGCTGCGTTGCAGCAGAGCTGCGGCCTTATCGCCGCATTCCTGTTCATGCACCTCCCAACCCACGCCCTTGCGACTGTAAAGGTCCTCGATCAGATACAGATAGTAATACTGGCCCCGCACCGGCGAGGGTAAATACGTGATGTCCCAAGACCAAAGCTGGTTCGGCCCGTTCGCAGCGTGCGTCGTGGGTGCCGGATGCCTTTTCGGGCGCTGAACGCGGCCCCGGCGATGCTGCTGATCGGCGGCATGCAGCACCCGATAAAAGCTGCTTTCAGATGCGAGATAACGGCCCTGATCGGCCAGCCGGGGCACGATCTGGCTCGGTGGAAGATGCGCGTATTCCGTGCTGTTGCAGAGCTGCAAGATCGTCTCGCGTTCAGCATCAGTCAGGGCATTCGCCGGCGTGGGCCGCGGCGTGGTCGTGCGACCATCGGCTTTCGGCGCGCCTTCCTGTGTCCAGCGTTGCAGCGAGCGCAGACTAATCGCCAGTTCCTTGCAGGCGACTTGTTTTCGGGCGCCGGCGGCCATGGCTTCAGCAATCCAAGCGACATAGTCCTGCCGGACCGACAGCGCCGTTAGCTGTCCTCGCTGTCGTCCCCCCAGTAGGCATTGAGCTTTTTTCGCAGCACCAGGATCGCGGCCGCCTCGGCCAGTGCCTTGTCCTTGCGTCTGAGTTCACGCTCCAGTTCGCGGATACGTTTCTTGTCGGCCTTGGCCTGTTCGCGATCGAGCTGACGTTGGGCCTTGGCCGTCTGCTGACCCGACAGACAGGCGTCACGCCACGCTTTGACCTGTTGGGGATACAACCCTTTACTGCGGCAGTATTCGCTCAGCTCGATTTCAGACAGCGCGGCGGTCTCAATCACCACCGCCAGCTTGGATTCAGCTGACCAGTTATCCGTTAACTTTTGATCTCCGGGCACCGCAGCACCTCCCGCTTTGGCCTGTTTTCGCCAAGCATACAGGGTTACATCGGAGATGCCTTCCTGGCGGGCGAGCTCGGCCACAGACATATTGTGGGGCGGCAAAAGCTTCTTCAGCAGCGCTTCTTTACGCTCGGGTGAATAACGTCGCATCGCATGACTCTTTCCGTCCCCGGTGCTTTGATTTAGGTGAAACTGATCAGGCGACAACTACCCTGACACCGGGGGCCAGATGCCGGATCAGTACAAACTGGGTTTTGCGCTCTGGACGCGGCGTGCTATCGCTCAGCTAATCAAGCAATTCTGGGGGATCGACATTCCGGTTCGGACTCTGGGAGACTACCTCAAGCGCTGGGGCTTCTCGCCGCAGAAGCCGCTAAAGAAAGCCTGGGAACAGAACCCGGCCCGGGTCGATGCTTGGCTAAAAGAGGAGTATCCGCAAATCAAGGCGCGCGCCAAAGCAGAGAACGCGCAGATTTTCTGGGGTGATGAAACCGGGATCAAGAATACAACCCAGCATGGCCGTAGCTATGCTCCGATCGGCAAAACGCCCGTGCAGCCACTGCCGGCCAAGCGCGTATCACTGAATATGATCTCGGCGATCACCAACCAGGGGACCGTGCGTTTCATGCTGTACGAATCGATGATGAACGCCAAGGTTCTGATCAAATTTCTTCGGGCACTGATCGAATCTACGCCCGGCAAAGTGTTTCTGATTCTGGATAACCTGCGCGTCCACCATGCCAAGATAGTGAAGCGCTGGCTCGCAAAGAAGCCCGTGAAGCGCTATCTGGAAGTGTTCTTTTTGCCCGCGTACTCGCCTGAACTGAACCCGGATGAATACTTGAACTGCGATTTGAAGAACATGGTGCACAGCGGTCCGGCGGTTCGTTCGATTGACGACCTGAAGAAACGCACTCGATCGTGCATGCTCACATTGCAACGTCGGCCAGAACGGGTAAAAACCTATTTCCGGGCAGGACACATTCGGTATGCCGCATGATCGATGTATTTATCCGCCGGGTTAATACGTATCAACGATACGACTGGTGCGGGAGAGTCGGCTAGATGATTATCAGATCTTGCTGTTTGCCCCTCAGACAAGAAGCCGGAGAAAAAGACAAAACCTGACCCCGGACCTCAGCGGATATAACTGTCAGCCCCTTCGCCATGTGGCCAGCTTTCCTGACCTCGGACTACTATGAGCTGA from Marinobacterium aestuarii includes these protein-coding regions:
- a CDS encoding glutamine synthetase III produces the protein MSGNASRLAAINTITNGKAISVEMPEPLSKIWACDVFSLSKMEESLSKNAFKAIKNTVQTGAPLDPATADVVAAAMKDWALGKGAKFFSHIFYPMTNATAEKHDGFIVPNAEGVAITEFTGSLLIKGEPDGSSFPNGSLRMTNAARGYTAWDPTSPCYIMHTANGPTLMIPSVFMSWTGEALDKKIPLLRSNSAMNKAAHKVLSLMGETNIATLNASCGAEQEYFLIDENFAAARPDLRLAGRTLFGAPPAKGQQFDDHYFGAIPERVQVFMQDFEDRLYRLGIPAKTHHNEVAPGQFEIAPYFESANIAADHQQLLMTVLKNTAKKHGLHALLHEKPFAGVNGSGKHVNWSVGNSTQGNLLDPGSTPEKNLNFLLFCGAVIRGVHLHGPLLRAVIASASNDHRLGANEAPPAILSVYLGDQLEKVFTDIQQGNLAPSKCGGVMDLGLAEILTFTRDPGDRNRTSPFAFTGNRFEFRAVGSSQSVSGPLVAMNAMMADSLNWIAGKLEAALNSGLDQGSAVIAVLKELMDAHGNVLFGGDGYSSEWHTQAVDERGLANNRTSAEALPALLEQSVQDLFKNTGVLSPVELQSRYEVYSEQYILSIEMEAKLTMDMATTSIYPAAMTYLSELCSSISGAAAMGIGLDNGVAKKVAAEADAMMQTVAALATATEKHDFASIEAHMQFCAHEIRPLMDKVRSHADSLEMTVSDAAWPLPKYSEMLFIR
- the folE2 gene encoding GTP cyclohydrolase FolE2 — protein: MAALPRAQQAVRRNIKGIDQGFLLHMNTASLGPFAPLPDVTTSPRASIGGTLDGVGMSGLALPVTLAESDRSHVAVQATASLYVNLRDPQAKGIHMSRLYLLLEAFAEREALRPAILCQFLQQALQSHRDISDTASLSLSFQYLSRRPALSSNHQGWKAYPVVLSARRAQGHTTIELGVSVPYSSTCPCSASLSRQLIADAFRDAFSSRSNPPIDAVARWLQEEGGSWATPHSQRSYADVRVRLAESAAFPIEKLIGTLEEALQTPVQTAVKREDEQAFARLNGQNLMFCEDAARRLKAALNATPWLDDFQIRVEHQESLHAHNAVAMVAKGLAGGYTADAPGLWR
- a CDS encoding DUF1826 domain-containing protein, which translates into the protein MNAISNPPRHRHNSAVLPELSVAAGDDPRVLSRFYAASCNLAIWQRPLSSSLRRYLEQLAQQPPGLSLRCVLRPDEAAPELERKLPPGAGQDCLIADIELLTDMFACLFEQKQVGMRLEWLHRAMCPKFHVDRLPCRLVTTYLGPGTHWISHEQRQSTPGNERDFRQLQAGEVALLKGEGWFGNEGRGLVHRSPEVTDGAGRLFLSLDLMD
- a CDS encoding RebB family R body protein, whose protein sequence is MPSQTSVNDQITDAVTQANIKVIAEAPAMAMGAIYQAAAHAIGTLFENAVSSQQQQNALMQAAVNQGVIQLYSVDTQASAEALQSLLLQGTAELNAASVGGVNQQIVDAVKLSLRSVLDSAGDFSFAVRSAAEAMQATLDGISAASHQDAMRSLQLAATAACLRAMIADPGQADAYSKVLNEISRLA
- a CDS encoding helix-turn-helix domain-containing protein; this translates as MNTDARKLSTEQQELLRQQAIRLRLKGKTFREIGQLLNVHPDTVGRWYQRYEAGGKAALTVQKRGPKNNAYSGPS
- the istA gene encoding IS21 family transposase, with translation MPANRTPMRKIRDVLRLRLAAGLSIRQIKDSTKISVGAIQKLLRKADELGLVWPLPDELDDSQLARLFYPGADTAPFTRYQVPDWSALHQELKRKGMTKQLLWEEYTQQYPNRCYSYSQFCDRYRQWCGQQKRSMRQTHRAGEKCFVDYCGPTVPIICASTGEVRQAQVFVAVLGASNYTYAEATLSQSLPDWLGSHVRMLGYFGGSTEIVVPDNLRSGVSRACRYDPDLNPSYQQWAEHYQVAVVPARPYRPKDKAKAEVGVQIVERWILARLRHHSFFSLAEVNQCIRALLEELNEKPFKQLPGNRRQAFEQLDRPALRPLPSHPYRYVEIKRVKVNIDYHVQYQQHHYSVPHQYVGETLELHASDTLITLYFRQRPVASHPRKHRPGTTTEASHMPKRHQKQQQWTPGRLKNWAKDIGPEVLTWVAEQLAAKAHPEQAYRICLGLLNLSRDYPAERLDAACGIANREGLIRLKQIKSILLSNRDRLPETLSVQAELPQQHENIRGPHSFH
- the istB gene encoding IS21-like element helper ATPase IstB, whose translation is MSTQILAQLRHLKLGGMARALQTQLEQVGTYEALSFIERLGLLVEQESLSREHRKHERLIRQARFKLSATVQDIDYQHPRNVSQTQVARLAQGDWIDRAQNLLITGPCGSGKTYLGCALGHSACLRGYSVRYYRLSRLLLELTQAKADGSYHKLLKQLAKVQLLQIDDWGLEPLKPAHRNDLMEIMDDRHGQTSTLVISQLPTDQWYASIGDNTLADAILDRLMHNAHRLPLKGESMRKLLGQLTEDEHLG
- a CDS encoding IS3 family transposase (programmed frameshift), which produces MRRYSPERKEALLKKLLPPHNMSVAELARQEGISDVTLYAWRKQAKAGGAAVPGDQKLTDNWSAESKLAVVIETAALSEIELSEYCRSKGLYPQQVKAWRDACLSGQQTAKAQRQLDREQAKADKKRIRELERELRRKDKALAEAAAILVLRKKPQCLLGGRQRGQLTALSVRQDYVAWIAEAMAAGARKQVACKELAISLRSLQRWTQEGAPKADGRTTTPRPTPANALTDAERETILQLCNSTEYAHLPPSQIVPRLADQGRYLASESSFYRVLHAADQQHRRGRVQRPKRHPAPTTHAANGPNQLWSWDITYLPSPVRGQYYYLYLIEDLYSRKGVGWEVHEQECGDKAAALLQRSVLSEQCLHQPLVLHSDNGAPMKSVTLLSKMYDLGITPSRGRPRVSNDNAFSESLFRTLKYCPQWPHNGFTSLDEARAWVRDFIRWYNHEHRHSRIRFVTPAERHRGQDHEVLARRDALYQQARSERPERWSGNTRNWQPVGMVMLNPEKQETTQNKAA
- a CDS encoding IS630 family transposase, which encodes MPDQYKLGFALWTRRAIAQLIKQFWGIDIPVRTLGDYLKRWGFSPQKPLKKAWEQNPARVDAWLKEEYPQIKARAKAENAQIFWGDETGIKNTTQHGRSYAPIGKTPVQPLPAKRVSLNMISAITNQGTVRFMLYESMMNAKVLIKFLRALIESTPGKVFLILDNLRVHHAKIVKRWLAKKPVKRYLEVFFLPAYSPELNPDEYLNCDLKNMVHSGPAVRSIDDLKKRTRSCMLTLQRRPERVKTYFRAGHIRYAA